A single region of the Prevotella sp. HUN102 genome encodes:
- a CDS encoding DUF4293 domain-containing protein, translated as MIQRKQSIFLFLSLIAGIACLCLPIGLFEPEAMGKESIMMNLWIQSGEGVKDFRVCPLFAILLVSLPIQLFAIFDFHKRKRQISLCTLSMVLMLAWYAAYAYFALAVPKKMTFGVGFAACLPLVSIILLFLAKQGIKSDEALVRAADRIR; from the coding sequence ATGATACAAAGAAAGCAAAGCATCTTCCTTTTCCTTTCACTGATTGCAGGTATTGCCTGCCTTTGTTTGCCAATCGGTTTGTTTGAACCTGAAGCAATGGGAAAAGAAAGTATAATGATGAATTTGTGGATTCAGAGTGGGGAAGGGGTAAAGGATTTCAGAGTCTGCCCATTGTTTGCCATTCTTTTGGTCTCACTTCCGATACAACTGTTTGCAATCTTCGATTTCCATAAGCGCAAGCGTCAGATAAGTCTCTGCACTCTTTCTATGGTATTAATGCTCGCTTGGTATGCGGCTTATGCTTATTTTGCATTGGCAGTACCCAAGAAAATGACGTTTGGAGTAGGATTCGCAGCTTGTCTGCCACTCGTATCAATCATTCTGTTGTTCTTGGCTAAACAGGGAATAAAGTCAGACGAGGCTTTGGTCAGAGCAGCAGACAGAATCAGGTAA
- a CDS encoding DMT family transporter, producing MQYLGELIALGVAFSWTIAAMSCEVASKQLGVVVTNVWRMGLALLLSLAMMWWFTGEAFPVHAQFESWMWLLLSGMVGYFFGDWCLFNSYLTIGSRYGQLFMTLAPMFTAISAWAMMGQVMSLNSLIAMTVTMSGIGISVLSKGEGKHKVSLQLPLKGVLYGIGAGLGQGLGYVLSLIGQEHYRADVQAAVSAEVWKGMEGYTSFSANLIRCIAGLACYSVWLVLKGDSKRWAQSIHNKKGMWALIIAVFSGPFLGVSFSLMAGQYTDAGIASTLMATSPIMILLPAYYFFHEKITLKGIIGAVISVIGVSLFFL from the coding sequence ATGCAATACTTAGGTGAACTGATAGCTCTTGGAGTGGCTTTTTCGTGGACCATTGCGGCTATGTCTTGCGAGGTAGCAAGTAAACAGTTGGGAGTAGTTGTAACGAATGTATGGCGAATGGGACTTGCGCTGCTGCTTTCACTCGCAATGATGTGGTGGTTTACGGGCGAGGCTTTCCCGGTTCACGCACAGTTCGAGAGTTGGATGTGGCTGCTGCTGTCGGGTATGGTCGGCTATTTCTTCGGCGATTGGTGCTTGTTCAACAGTTACCTCACGATAGGTTCACGCTATGGTCAGCTCTTTATGACGCTTGCTCCGATGTTCACGGCTATTTCAGCTTGGGCAATGATGGGGCAGGTAATGAGCCTGAATAGCTTGATTGCGATGACGGTAACAATGTCGGGTATAGGGATTTCGGTGCTCAGCAAGGGTGAGGGCAAGCACAAGGTGTCATTGCAGTTGCCATTGAAGGGCGTGTTGTATGGAATCGGTGCCGGACTGGGACAGGGTTTGGGTTATGTGCTGAGCCTTATCGGTCAGGAACATTACAGAGCTGACGTACAGGCAGCCGTATCGGCTGAAGTTTGGAAAGGAATGGAGGGTTACACATCGTTCAGTGCCAACCTTATCCGTTGCATTGCTGGATTGGCTTGCTATTCTGTTTGGCTTGTTCTGAAAGGCGACAGCAAACGTTGGGCGCAAAGCATACACAATAAGAAAGGTATGTGGGCATTGATAATCGCCGTGTTCTCCGGACCATTCCTCGGCGTAAGTTTCTCGCTGATGGCAGGTCAATACACCGACGCAGGCATTGCGAGTACGCTGATGGCTACAAGTCCGATAATGATTCTGCTGCCTGCCTACTATTTCTTCCACGAAAAGATTACGCTGAAGGGAATCATCGGTGCAGTAATATCGGTTATCGGCGTGTCGCTTTTCTTTTTATGA